A genomic segment from Microbacterium sp. SORGH_AS_0428 encodes:
- a CDS encoding ABC transporter permease: MTLAPPAPVHTSTVVVPRRRRRRSFRAPLLGLLGVVVFLGIWQLISAAGLINPSRLPSAVDTFTRLGTMAGDLEFWRNVGRTLTAWAIGLAIASVLGILLGGLIGLVPVLRRGTNTMVEFLRPIPSVALIPLAILTYGIQIPAALVIIVYACFWQVFVQVLYGVADIDTVARDTARSYGLTRAAQLRSLVLPTALPYIFTGLRLAASVALILAITAEMTIGNPGLGKVIILAASNGNIATVYAVVIVTGLLGLIINLVFRVLERRALAWHQSIRGEEVL; this comes from the coding sequence ATGACCCTCGCTCCGCCTGCGCCGGTGCACACGTCGACGGTCGTCGTGCCGCGTCGTCGACGCCGACGATCGTTCCGAGCCCCGCTGCTCGGCCTGCTCGGTGTCGTCGTGTTCCTCGGCATCTGGCAGCTCATCTCCGCTGCCGGACTCATCAACCCCTCGCGGCTGCCCTCGGCGGTCGACACGTTCACGCGCCTCGGCACGATGGCGGGCGACCTCGAGTTCTGGCGCAACGTCGGGCGCACCCTGACCGCGTGGGCGATCGGTCTCGCGATCGCCTCGGTGCTCGGCATCCTCCTCGGCGGGCTCATCGGCCTCGTCCCGGTGCTGCGGCGGGGAACCAACACCATGGTGGAGTTCCTGCGCCCCATCCCGTCGGTCGCCCTCATCCCGCTGGCGATCCTGACGTACGGCATCCAGATCCCGGCTGCGCTCGTGATCATCGTGTACGCCTGCTTCTGGCAGGTGTTCGTGCAGGTGCTGTACGGCGTCGCCGACATCGACACGGTCGCCCGCGACACCGCGCGCAGCTACGGCCTCACGCGCGCCGCGCAGCTGCGCTCGCTCGTGCTGCCGACCGCGCTCCCCTACATCTTCACCGGGCTGCGTCTCGCCGCATCCGTCGCCCTCATCCTGGCCATCACCGCGGAGATGACGATCGGCAACCCCGGTCTCGGCAAGGTGATCATCCTCGCGGCCAGCAACGGCAACATCGCCACGGTCTACGCCGTCGTGATCGTGACGGGTCTGCTCGGCCTCATCATCAACCTCGTCTTCCGCGTGCTCGAGCGCCGCGCGCTCGCCTGGCACCAGTCGATACGAGGGGAGGAAGTGCTGTGA
- a CDS encoding ABC transporter permease, translating to MTLYTSTVRTPPRAPRVWARLAASTAYALALPIVLLIIWGVWGTLAPGKFFPAPGRIAEAFVKTWVGPAFLTDVVPSLTRLALAIVLAIVIGVAVGTLIGLTRWLRELAEPLLEFFRAIPPPVLIPVFVALLGVTDNMKIVVIVFGSLWPVLLNTVDGVRGTDSVMTETAKSFSLTPAQRLFSLVLPAASPRIMAGVRQTLSVALIMMVISEMFFSSSGLGFQIAYFQRNYLIAEMWSGIVLLGLVGIVLSVIFTIVERRVLRWYHGIKEVERA from the coding sequence GTGACCCTGTACACGAGCACCGTCCGCACGCCGCCGCGCGCGCCGCGGGTCTGGGCGCGCCTTGCCGCGAGCACCGCCTACGCGCTCGCCCTGCCGATCGTGCTGCTGATCATCTGGGGCGTGTGGGGCACGCTGGCGCCGGGCAAGTTCTTCCCCGCGCCCGGGCGGATCGCCGAGGCCTTCGTCAAGACCTGGGTCGGTCCGGCGTTCCTCACCGACGTCGTGCCGAGCCTGACGCGCCTGGCACTCGCCATCGTGCTGGCGATCGTGATCGGCGTCGCCGTCGGAACCCTCATCGGCCTCACGCGCTGGCTGCGCGAACTGGCCGAGCCGCTGCTGGAGTTCTTCCGCGCGATCCCGCCGCCCGTGCTGATCCCCGTCTTCGTGGCCCTGCTGGGCGTCACCGACAACATGAAGATCGTCGTCATCGTCTTCGGATCGTTGTGGCCCGTCCTGCTGAACACCGTCGACGGCGTGCGTGGCACCGACTCGGTCATGACGGAGACGGCCAAGTCGTTCTCCCTGACTCCCGCGCAGCGTCTGTTCTCGCTCGTGCTCCCGGCGGCGAGCCCGCGCATCATGGCCGGCGTGCGTCAGACGCTGTCGGTCGCGCTGATCATGATGGTGATCTCCGAGATGTTCTTCTCCTCGTCGGGCCTCGGATTCCAGATCGCCTACTTCCAGCGCAACTACCTCATCGCAGAGATGTGGAGCGGCATCGTGCTGCTCGGCTTGGTCGGCATCGTCCTGTCGGTCATCTTCACCATCGTCGAGCGCAGGGTCCTGCGCTGGTACCACGGAATCAAGGAGGTCGAGCGTGCCTGA
- a CDS encoding MurR/RpiR family transcriptional regulator: MSSHKSNRVTEPAEPLQQWLGAVRARSGDLATSEAKVIALLIADPLFVGTSTTAQVAARAGVSAPSVVRAARAIGFEGFADLKLEIARARGSADFFAPPPSLHADSDAASVMDNAVRSGIDALSALRGALIADDVRAAVKAIRDCGQLLSYGAGPSATVAADAVFRMRALGVRTAGVVDHESAMIAARLMSPGDVSVIVSSTGRTQTTLAVADAAASSGATVIAITDRRATPLTELARITLLTGAAPLSTQLAASASRLAQLTVVDVLVATLALSDPGRVRRAERAGMDLPDMP; encoded by the coding sequence ATGTCTTCCCATAAGAGTAACCGCGTTACTGAGCCTGCCGAGCCATTGCAACAGTGGCTCGGCGCGGTACGCGCTCGCAGCGGTGACCTCGCGACCAGCGAGGCGAAGGTGATCGCGCTGCTGATCGCCGACCCGCTCTTCGTGGGGACGAGCACCACTGCTCAGGTCGCGGCCCGAGCCGGCGTCTCGGCTCCGAGCGTGGTGCGCGCGGCTCGGGCCATCGGGTTCGAGGGGTTCGCGGATCTGAAGCTGGAGATCGCGCGGGCTCGCGGCAGTGCGGACTTCTTCGCCCCGCCGCCTTCTCTTCATGCGGACAGCGATGCCGCGAGCGTCATGGACAACGCCGTCCGATCCGGAATCGACGCACTGTCCGCACTGAGAGGCGCCCTGATCGCTGACGACGTGCGCGCGGCGGTCAAGGCGATCCGCGATTGCGGTCAGCTGCTCTCCTATGGCGCGGGGCCTTCGGCCACGGTCGCCGCCGATGCCGTCTTCCGGATGCGCGCGCTGGGGGTGCGCACGGCGGGCGTCGTCGACCACGAGTCGGCGATGATCGCTGCCCGCCTCATGAGCCCGGGCGATGTCTCGGTCATCGTCAGTTCGACGGGCCGCACGCAGACGACGCTGGCCGTCGCCGACGCCGCGGCATCGTCGGGCGCCACCGTCATCGCGATCACCGACCGCCGCGCCACCCCTCTGACGGAGCTCGCCCGCATCACGCTCCTCACGGGAGCGGCTCCCCTCTCGACGCAGCTGGCGGCATCGGCGAGCCGTCTCGCACAGCTGACGGTCGTCGATGTGCTCGTTGCGACGCTCGCGCTCAGTGATCCGGGGCGAGTCCGACGGGCGGAGCGCGCCGGCATGGACCTCCCCGACATGCCCTGA
- a CDS encoding ABC transporter ATP-binding protein gives MPETLLQVEHLKKVYESSTGVVEAIGDIDFSMRRGELVCIVGPSGCGKTTLLKCISGLLRPTAGSVVLDGKQVTAPPPNMALVFQEYGRSLYPWLTVRGNVELPLKHKKLSKSERNSLIDDALLAVGLDHAADSYPWQLSGGMQQRVAIARAVAYQPEVLIMDEPFAAVDAQTRADLEDLVRRLHLERGMSILFVTHDIDESVYLGERVVVLSKSPTWVQEDLVIDLAPERDQITTRALPRFTELRTHVYEQIQRAKRGEAVRPAA, from the coding sequence GTGCCTGAGACGCTCCTGCAGGTCGAACACCTGAAGAAGGTCTACGAGTCCTCGACGGGCGTCGTGGAAGCGATCGGCGACATCGATTTCTCGATGCGCCGCGGTGAGCTGGTGTGCATCGTCGGTCCGTCCGGATGCGGCAAGACGACGCTGCTCAAGTGCATCTCGGGGCTACTGCGCCCCACCGCGGGAAGCGTGGTGCTCGACGGCAAGCAGGTCACCGCGCCGCCGCCGAACATGGCGCTCGTGTTCCAGGAGTACGGACGCAGCCTGTATCCGTGGCTGACGGTACGCGGCAACGTAGAGCTGCCGCTGAAGCACAAGAAGCTCTCGAAGAGCGAGCGCAATTCGCTCATCGACGACGCGCTGCTCGCGGTCGGTCTCGACCACGCCGCCGACAGCTACCCGTGGCAGCTCTCCGGCGGCATGCAGCAGCGCGTCGCGATCGCCCGCGCCGTCGCCTACCAGCCCGAGGTGCTCATCATGGACGAGCCCTTCGCGGCGGTCGATGCGCAGACGCGCGCCGACCTGGAAGACCTCGTGCGGCGCCTGCACCTGGAGCGCGGCATGTCGATCCTGTTCGTGACGCACGACATCGACGAGTCGGTCTACCTCGGCGAGCGCGTCGTCGTGCTGTCCAAGTCGCCGACGTGGGTGCAAGAGGATCTCGTGATCGACCTCGCGCCCGAGCGCGACCAGATCACGACGCGCGCCTTGCCCCGCTTCACCGAGCTGCGCACGCACGTGTACGAGCAGATCCAGCGCGCCAAGCGCGGCGAGGCCGTCCGTCCGGCCGCATGA
- a CDS encoding oxidoreductase produces the protein MSSREDLNSPTVAVVGPGAIGTTIAAALHDAGRTPRLYGRTGQAHLEFREGEHRIQVPGPVRTEPGRSVTVADIVFLAVKATQLEAAAHWLPALCGRGSVVCVLQNGIEQVELVAPLVPSGTEIVPAVVWFPAQRQSDGAVLLRGDARISLPRTPAALRVAATLGGTRCAVGLEDDYVTTAWRKLLQNATAGLMVLAGRRSGMFARPDIAQLALAYLRECARVARAEGALVEDRILEEILAGFRDAPADMGTSILVDREAGRPLEWEVRNEVISRLARRHGLLTPISDVVVPLLAAASDGPG, from the coding sequence ATGTCATCTCGCGAGGATCTGAATTCGCCGACCGTCGCCGTCGTGGGGCCGGGAGCCATCGGCACGACCATCGCCGCCGCGCTCCACGACGCCGGACGGACGCCCCGACTCTACGGCCGCACCGGACAGGCGCACCTGGAGTTCCGGGAGGGTGAGCATCGCATCCAGGTGCCAGGCCCGGTGCGCACCGAGCCCGGACGGTCTGTGACCGTCGCAGACATCGTGTTCCTGGCGGTGAAGGCGACGCAGCTCGAGGCTGCCGCGCATTGGCTGCCAGCCCTCTGCGGGCGGGGAAGCGTGGTCTGCGTCCTGCAGAACGGTATCGAGCAGGTCGAGCTCGTCGCCCCACTGGTCCCGAGCGGTACCGAGATCGTGCCGGCGGTCGTATGGTTTCCCGCGCAGAGACAGTCTGACGGCGCGGTTCTGCTGCGCGGCGACGCGCGCATCAGCCTGCCTCGCACCCCCGCCGCCCTTCGCGTCGCGGCGACGCTTGGCGGCACGCGCTGCGCCGTGGGACTCGAGGATGACTACGTCACGACCGCGTGGCGCAAGCTTCTGCAGAACGCGACGGCGGGCCTGATGGTGCTCGCCGGTCGGCGGTCGGGGATGTTCGCCCGGCCGGATATCGCGCAGCTTGCCCTGGCGTATCTGCGTGAATGCGCGCGCGTCGCGCGCGCCGAGGGAGCGCTCGTCGAGGACCGCATCCTGGAGGAGATCCTGGCCGGGTTCCGGGACGCGCCGGCGGACATGGGCACGTCGATCCTGGTGGATCGCGAGGCCGGCCGGCCGCTGGAGTGGGAGGTCCGCAATGAGGTCATCTCGCGTCTCGCGCGCCGCCACGGGCTGCTGACTCCGATCAGCGACGTCGTGGTGCCGCTTCTGGCCGCGGCGAGCGACGGTCCGGGGTGA
- a CDS encoding LuxR C-terminal-related transcriptional regulator, whose product MIAEPRSEFVGRRAELDTIGTLLRTSRLVTLTGVGGVGKTRLAARAANEFVAAAGVTAWFVGLDTLQDARRVPLAVARALPVGEHSARDPLDFLADVLAETPSLVVLDNCEHLIDAVAVFADELLDAVPQLTILATSRRRLDVDGEQVFAVPPLSLTDDASRPSDALALLMARARAADASFTLSEQERSVAEELCRSLDGLPLAIELAATRLRSLPLSELNGRLSSRFTLLRAASRSAVARQRTLGAVVDWSYELCSPEQRRAWEALSVFRGPFDLAAAASVAELEESEVVDVVDDLVAQSVIEADRESGRFRMLETIRAYGRQRAEENGVWPLLLHRHLAHYRRLADVADAQWYGPDQSRIIATQRADRAELHAALSTATKVGADTALALFAALRYHWGVGGFLPEGRAWATRVLALPGAGAVPRMRGWITAAWLCLLQGDLDEADLHLRDAEALLASVPPPERVVFTVELQRWRGTHALFSGDPAAAVVDFERSIGSALGAGLADEALLAQFQLTTARSHLGERGAGTSAEAAARHSEAIGEMWMRSLALWSLALSAFCDGELDLAETQARQSLRAEDGIDDPVGDCLVLELLSWIDAARSPTERSAVLLGAARSRWRRVGSDIAVHGPQMAAHHERCVARVRARLGDRAFERAAAVGERLTPAEAVSFAASARSVAGGLSDREREVAAGVHEGLSNREIAERLVLSVRTVDTHVQRILGKLGFGSRAQIAAWFESSRAAVTGEVT is encoded by the coding sequence ATGATCGCCGAACCGCGCAGCGAGTTCGTGGGCCGCAGGGCCGAGCTCGACACGATCGGCACGCTGCTGCGCACCAGCCGCCTGGTCACTCTGACCGGCGTGGGCGGGGTCGGGAAGACGCGTCTGGCCGCGCGGGCCGCCAACGAGTTCGTGGCCGCTGCGGGGGTGACCGCCTGGTTCGTCGGACTCGACACTCTCCAGGATGCGCGCCGCGTGCCCCTGGCCGTCGCGCGTGCCCTGCCGGTCGGTGAACACTCGGCCCGAGATCCACTCGATTTCCTCGCCGATGTCCTCGCCGAGACACCGTCTCTGGTCGTGCTCGACAACTGCGAGCACCTCATCGACGCGGTGGCGGTGTTCGCCGACGAACTCCTGGATGCGGTCCCGCAGCTGACCATCCTTGCCACGAGCCGACGCCGGCTCGACGTCGACGGCGAGCAGGTCTTCGCCGTTCCCCCACTGTCGCTCACCGACGACGCCTCCCGCCCCTCCGACGCCCTCGCCCTGCTGATGGCGCGCGCCCGTGCCGCCGACGCGTCCTTCACGCTGTCGGAGCAGGAGCGGTCCGTCGCAGAGGAGTTGTGCCGCTCACTGGACGGCCTCCCGCTCGCGATCGAGCTGGCGGCGACGAGGCTGCGATCGCTGCCGCTGTCCGAGCTCAACGGTCGTCTGTCGTCGCGCTTCACGCTGCTGCGGGCCGCATCCCGCTCGGCCGTCGCCCGCCAGCGAACCCTCGGCGCGGTCGTCGACTGGAGCTATGAACTGTGCAGCCCCGAGCAGCGCCGGGCGTGGGAGGCCCTGAGCGTCTTCCGTGGACCCTTCGACCTCGCGGCCGCCGCATCGGTGGCGGAGCTCGAGGAGTCGGAGGTCGTGGATGTGGTCGACGATCTCGTCGCGCAATCGGTCATCGAGGCCGACCGCGAGAGCGGGCGCTTCCGCATGCTCGAGACCATCCGCGCCTACGGACGCCAGCGCGCGGAGGAGAACGGCGTGTGGCCGCTGCTGCTGCACCGCCATCTCGCCCACTACCGACGCCTCGCCGACGTCGCCGACGCACAGTGGTACGGCCCCGACCAATCGCGGATCATCGCGACCCAGCGCGCCGACCGGGCCGAGCTGCACGCGGCGCTCAGCACCGCGACGAAGGTGGGGGCGGACACGGCGCTCGCGCTGTTCGCCGCGCTGCGCTACCACTGGGGCGTCGGAGGGTTCCTGCCCGAGGGACGCGCGTGGGCGACGCGTGTGCTGGCACTGCCCGGCGCGGGCGCGGTGCCACGGATGCGGGGTTGGATCACGGCGGCGTGGCTGTGTCTGCTGCAGGGCGATCTGGACGAGGCGGACCTCCACCTCCGCGACGCAGAGGCGCTGCTCGCATCCGTTCCCCCACCGGAGCGTGTCGTGTTCACCGTGGAGCTCCAGCGGTGGCGCGGAACGCACGCGCTGTTCTCGGGCGATCCGGCGGCGGCGGTGGTCGACTTCGAACGGTCCATCGGCAGCGCCCTCGGCGCAGGCCTGGCGGACGAGGCGCTGCTCGCGCAGTTCCAGCTCACGACGGCACGAAGCCACCTCGGCGAGCGGGGAGCGGGGACGTCGGCCGAAGCGGCCGCGCGACACAGCGAAGCGATCGGCGAGATGTGGATGCGCTCGCTCGCGCTGTGGTCGCTCGCTCTGTCGGCGTTCTGCGACGGTGAGCTCGATCTCGCGGAGACGCAGGCGCGCCAGTCGCTGCGGGCCGAGGACGGCATCGATGATCCGGTCGGGGACTGCCTCGTGCTCGAGCTGCTGAGCTGGATCGACGCGGCACGCTCACCCACCGAGCGCTCGGCCGTGCTGCTCGGGGCGGCCCGCAGCCGCTGGCGCCGCGTCGGCTCCGACATCGCGGTGCACGGCCCGCAGATGGCGGCCCACCACGAACGGTGCGTGGCCCGGGTGCGGGCCCGCCTCGGCGACCGCGCGTTCGAGCGCGCCGCCGCGGTCGGCGAGCGCCTGACCCCCGCCGAGGCGGTGTCGTTCGCCGCATCCGCTCGCAGCGTTGCAGGCGGACTCAGCGACCGGGAGCGGGAGGTCGCCGCCGGCGTCCACGAGGGGCTGAGCAATCGCGAGATCGCCGAGCGGCTCGTGCTGTCGGTGCGCACCGTCGACACGCATGTGCAGCGCATCCTCGGCAAGCTCGGGTTCGGCTCCCGCGCGCAGATCGCGGCGTGGTTCGAGTCCAGCCGCGCTGCGGTCACGGGTGAGGTTACGTAG
- a CDS encoding ABC transporter substrate-binding protein, translating to MKKTLAAIALAAVAALTLSGCTDSAAPATSPSGDSTAGGGEVRKVRVAALPIAETGALWAAIDAGIFEDHGLDVEVVPAQGGAQAIPALLSGDIDFAIGQPMGPIRAALQDLGVVIFSNYASSHADGEDVNSVVALGDSGITSPADLAGKRVSVNSIGAAGDLTIRKAVDDAGGDSSTIQFVEVAFPDVKAQLEAGNIDAGWVPDPFRGLIVSGGGVDVVSPYQATIPGLTVLTNFTTQEKIDADPQLVADYAAAMAEAQQYATDNEDAVRAAIVKNLEIPEAAAAGITLPNFTSDLGDAGIEKLAALAVQYKYIDAEPDFTKLIQPQ from the coding sequence ATGAAGAAGACCCTTGCCGCCATCGCTCTTGCAGCCGTGGCCGCTCTGACCCTGTCCGGTTGCACCGATTCCGCCGCGCCCGCCACGTCCCCCTCGGGCGACTCCACCGCGGGAGGCGGCGAGGTGCGCAAGGTGCGCGTCGCCGCTCTGCCCATCGCCGAGACGGGCGCCCTGTGGGCGGCCATCGACGCGGGCATCTTCGAAGACCACGGCCTCGACGTAGAGGTGGTCCCCGCCCAGGGCGGTGCGCAGGCCATCCCCGCGCTGCTCAGCGGCGACATCGACTTCGCGATCGGGCAGCCCATGGGACCGATCCGCGCAGCTCTGCAGGATCTCGGCGTCGTGATCTTCAGCAACTACGCCTCCAGCCACGCCGACGGCGAAGACGTCAACTCCGTCGTCGCCCTCGGCGACTCGGGCATCACGAGCCCTGCCGATCTCGCCGGCAAGCGCGTCTCGGTGAACAGCATCGGCGCCGCCGGTGACCTCACCATCCGCAAGGCCGTCGACGACGCCGGCGGCGACTCTTCCACCATCCAGTTCGTCGAGGTCGCCTTCCCGGACGTGAAGGCCCAGCTCGAAGCCGGCAACATCGACGCCGGCTGGGTGCCCGACCCCTTCCGCGGGCTCATCGTCTCCGGCGGTGGCGTCGACGTCGTCTCGCCCTACCAGGCCACCATCCCCGGCCTGACGGTGCTCACCAACTTCACCACGCAGGAGAAGATCGACGCCGACCCGCAGCTCGTCGCCGACTACGCGGCGGCGATGGCCGAGGCCCAGCAGTACGCGACCGACAACGAGGACGCCGTGCGCGCCGCGATCGTGAAGAACCTCGAGATCCCGGAGGCCGCAGCGGCCGGCATCACCCTGCCGAACTTCACCTCCGACCTCGGCGACGCCGGCATCGAGAAGCTCGCAGCCCTCGCCGTGCAGTACAAGTACATCGACGCCGAGCCCGACTTCACGAAGCTGATCCAGCCGCAGTGA
- a CDS encoding EamA family transporter: protein MPIGTFAIVLLAAFAHAGWNLASKYKRGDTILFVGAYTVGSAILCAPLAVWFAAAGIQPITPALIGASAVSAALHAGYSLALQAGYDRAAFGVVYPVARGSGPLLSMGVAVAVLGEWIGWTSAVGGLLVVGGILVVAGDPRKMRGGDARRGVLWGVMTGIAIAAYTLWDAHAVGRLGLAPESYYAGTLLFQCALLTPGILRRRAGVRTTLRADWRPLILIAVLSPLAYILVLTAMQESPVALVAPLRESSIVIGSLVAWRLFDEHDLGRGVLGAVVVVAGIVVIGL from the coding sequence ATGCCCATCGGAACGTTCGCGATCGTTCTGCTCGCAGCGTTCGCGCACGCCGGCTGGAACCTCGCATCGAAGTACAAGCGCGGCGACACCATCCTCTTCGTCGGCGCGTACACCGTCGGCTCGGCGATCCTGTGCGCACCGCTGGCCGTGTGGTTCGCTGCAGCCGGTATCCAACCGATCACACCGGCCTTGATCGGAGCGAGCGCCGTCTCGGCCGCGTTGCATGCGGGGTACTCCCTCGCCCTGCAGGCCGGCTACGATCGCGCCGCCTTCGGTGTGGTCTACCCCGTCGCCCGGGGCAGCGGCCCCCTGCTCTCGATGGGGGTCGCGGTGGCGGTGCTGGGTGAGTGGATCGGTTGGACGTCCGCAGTCGGCGGTCTGCTCGTGGTCGGCGGGATCCTCGTCGTCGCGGGTGATCCTCGGAAGATGCGCGGGGGCGACGCGCGACGCGGTGTGCTGTGGGGCGTAATGACGGGGATCGCGATCGCGGCCTACACACTCTGGGACGCCCACGCGGTCGGCCGACTCGGCCTCGCACCGGAGAGCTACTACGCGGGGACCCTCCTCTTCCAGTGCGCCCTGCTCACCCCCGGCATCCTGCGGCGTCGCGCGGGCGTGCGCACGACGCTGCGCGCGGACTGGCGGCCCCTCATCCTCATAGCCGTGCTCTCTCCGCTCGCCTACATCCTCGTGCTCACGGCGATGCAGGAGTCGCCCGTCGCCCTCGTTGCGCCGCTCCGGGAGTCGTCCATCGTCATCGGATCGCTCGTCGCCTGGCGTCTGTTCGATGAACACGACCTCGGCCGCGGCGTCCTCGGCGCGGTGGTCGTCGTGGCCGGCATCGTCGTCATCGGTCTGTGA
- a CDS encoding alpha/beta hydrolase: protein MSQSPHVLFVHGAWVGGWEFAPVIPLLQALGWTVETLELPATGSTGSLAADAAALRDRLDLAEDPVLLVGHSYGGVPVTEAGDHPAVAGLVYIAAFALDAGESVRGSVGGEFPPGWHVTGGQVTLGATREERVAIVSADFPPGTPAEAGEQLADMFRPQSLASLTDPVTAVAWRTKPSWYLLTEKDVLVPPAFQQALAERAGSEIVRLANGHAPFQEDPQGFVDALARVAASALV, encoded by the coding sequence ATGAGCCAGAGCCCGCATGTGCTCTTCGTCCACGGCGCGTGGGTCGGAGGGTGGGAGTTCGCCCCCGTCATCCCCCTGCTGCAGGCGCTCGGCTGGACGGTCGAGACCCTCGAACTGCCCGCCACGGGATCGACCGGGTCCCTCGCCGCCGACGCCGCGGCGCTGCGCGACCGCCTGGATCTCGCAGAGGATCCCGTCCTGCTGGTCGGCCACTCGTACGGCGGGGTGCCGGTGACCGAGGCCGGCGACCATCCCGCGGTCGCCGGGCTCGTCTACATCGCCGCGTTCGCACTGGATGCGGGAGAGAGCGTCCGGGGATCCGTCGGCGGCGAGTTCCCACCCGGGTGGCACGTCACGGGCGGCCAGGTCACCCTCGGCGCCACCCGCGAGGAGCGCGTCGCGATAGTCTCCGCCGACTTCCCGCCGGGCACTCCGGCGGAGGCGGGCGAGCAGCTCGCCGACATGTTCCGTCCGCAGTCACTCGCTTCTCTGACCGACCCCGTGACCGCGGTCGCCTGGCGCACGAAGCCGAGCTGGTACCTGCTCACCGAGAAGGACGTGCTCGTGCCGCCCGCGTTCCAGCAGGCGCTCGCCGAGCGCGCCGGATCCGAGATCGTTCGCCTCGCCAACGGACACGCACCGTTCCAGGAAGACCCGCAGGGCTTCGTCGATGCGCTGGCGCGCGTCGCCGCGAGCGCACTGGTCTGA